Proteins encoded within one genomic window of Isachenkonia alkalipeptolytica:
- a CDS encoding late competence development ComFB family protein: protein MIKNYMEILVEEHLSEVIKDQEHIQNCEKCQEDVQAIALNNLKPMYVVTEKGSLYAKVNEFSLQFKSDVLRELIRAAEKVTEKPQHDEA, encoded by the coding sequence ATGATAAAAAACTATATGGAAATTCTGGTCGAGGAGCATTTATCCGAAGTCATCAAGGATCAGGAGCATATCCAAAACTGTGAAAAATGTCAGGAGGATGTGCAGGCGATCGCGCTGAACAACCTAAAGCCCATGTATGTGGTAACGGAAAAGGGAAGTCTGTATGCGAAAGTAAACGAGTTCAGCCTGCAGTTTAAATCCGATGTACTGCGGGAACTGATCCGGGCCGCAGAAAAAGTAACGGAGAAACCCCAGCATGATGAGGCCTAG
- a CDS encoding flagellin N-terminal helical domain-containing protein: MRINHNIPALNAHRQLNQTNRNLGGVLERLSSGKRINKAADDAAGMAISEKMKAQVRGLRKASQNTLDGISLIQTAEGAMNEVHSMLQRMRELAVQSANGSSTNDDRKAIQDEVNQLTSEINRIANGTEFNTRNLLRGNEAENSNTSVHRMSTGSSAIAEVQLSDGLDDIDSSDRLSIFVDDEEKIVYLNEVTAIEEDDDDERYELKAKALENAINKAVGDAAEASLYVDGNDTYIEIKTTSIGGRSTIEIEGTMENIFGEDAVEEDGWAGLSESSTRQAQGSFMFNKLPEAGSKITIGRETIEFFDSSKEAYTGTNRAIDIYNDSESKLKSPADLVSEITNLNVDGVNLGIDGAYDDGMNDVKFSNRLSIQAKDTGFQGHLIYLEGTLENFNTNLQVGPNQGQGFRLEVGDIRATKLNISSVDLHGNPGVMGATFTETPNVTDGLSSSMEEHALNVSTEETATAAITVYDNAIKNVAELRGGLGAIQNRLEYTAANLDNTTENLTAALSRIEDADMALEMSEYTKLNILNQAGTSMLAQANQMPQSVLQLLGG, from the coding sequence ATGCGAATTAATCACAATATCCCGGCACTAAATGCCCACAGACAGTTAAACCAAACCAACCGAAACCTAGGGGGGGTTCTTGAGAGACTATCCTCAGGAAAGCGAATCAACAAAGCCGCCGACGACGCCGCAGGCATGGCGATCTCGGAGAAGATGAAAGCCCAAGTAAGAGGATTACGAAAAGCTTCACAAAACACGTTAGACGGAATTTCCTTAATCCAAACCGCCGAGGGTGCCATGAACGAAGTGCACTCCATGCTACAGCGAATGCGAGAGCTTGCGGTACAGTCAGCCAATGGATCCTCAACAAACGATGACCGAAAAGCCATCCAGGATGAAGTAAATCAACTAACCTCGGAGATTAACCGAATCGCCAACGGAACAGAGTTTAATACGAGAAATTTGTTGCGAGGAAATGAAGCGGAAAACTCAAATACTTCGGTACATAGAATGAGTACGGGAAGTTCTGCAATTGCAGAGGTACAACTGTCGGATGGTTTAGATGATATAGACAGTTCCGACAGATTATCGATTTTTGTAGATGATGAAGAGAAGATTGTTTACTTAAATGAAGTAACTGCTATAGAAGAAGATGATGATGATGAAAGATATGAATTGAAAGCTAAAGCTTTGGAAAATGCGATAAATAAAGCTGTAGGAGATGCCGCAGAAGCTAGTTTATATGTAGATGGAAATGACACATATATTGAAATAAAAACCACTTCCATAGGAGGAAGAAGTACCATTGAAATAGAGGGTACAATGGAAAATATATTTGGTGAAGATGCAGTTGAAGAGGACGGATGGGCAGGACTTTCGGAATCCAGCACTCGTCAAGCTCAAGGGTCTTTCATGTTTAATAAGCTTCCGGAAGCAGGTTCCAAAATAACTATCGGTAGAGAGACCATTGAATTTTTCGACAGTTCAAAAGAAGCATATACTGGTACAAATAGAGCGATTGATATTTATAATGACAGTGAATCGAAACTTAAAAGTCCTGCAGATTTAGTTTCTGAGATCACAAACTTAAATGTTGATGGGGTAAACTTAGGGATCGATGGAGCCTATGATGATGGTATGAACGATGTTAAGTTCTCCAACCGCTTATCTATCCAAGCGAAAGATACCGGTTTCCAAGGTCATTTAATTTATCTAGAAGGCACGTTAGAAAACTTTAATACTAACCTACAGGTAGGACCCAACCAAGGACAGGGTTTTAGACTAGAAGTCGGAGACATTCGGGCGACAAAGTTAAACATCAGTTCTGTTGACTTGCATGGTAATCCCGGTGTAATGGGTGCAACTTTCACAGAAACTCCTAATGTTACCGATGGTCTTAGTTCTAGTATGGAAGAACATGCATTGAATGTCTCAACTGAGGAAACGGCTACAGCGGCGATCACAGTATATGATAACGCAATTAAAAATGTCGCCGAACTCCGAGGAGGCCTGGGCGCCATCCAAAATCGCCTGGAATACACCGCAGCAAACCTGGACAACACCACCGAAAACCTAACCGCAGCATTATCTCGAATTGAGGACGCGGATATGGCCCTGGAGATGTCCGAGTACACGAAGTTAAACATCCTAAACCAGGCAGGAACCTCTATGCTTGCGCAAGCGAACCAAATGCCACAGTCCGTCCTACAACTATTAGGCGGTTAA
- a CDS encoding EscU/YscU/HrcU family type III secretion system export apparatus switch protein, whose translation MEKKRKLKRAVALKYDVQKHDVPRVTARGKGVAAENMIKRGEEEGVSIYEDERLVKKLIEYEVGTDIPPELYEIVAQVLVFVESVDENQVKAAKK comes from the coding sequence ATGGAAAAGAAGAGAAAACTAAAACGGGCCGTAGCGCTGAAATACGACGTGCAAAAACACGACGTTCCCCGGGTTACCGCCAGGGGCAAAGGGGTTGCGGCGGAAAACATGATCAAGCGAGGGGAAGAGGAAGGGGTCTCCATCTACGAAGACGAAAGGCTGGTGAAGAAATTGATCGAATATGAAGTGGGTACCGACATCCCGCCGGAGCTTTACGAGATTGTGGCACAGGTTTTGGTGTTCGTAGAAAGTGTGGATGAGAACCAGGTGAAGGCGGCGAAGAAATAG
- a CDS encoding flagellar export chaperone FliS, whose protein sequence is MEREYLSNKIANANEAQLVAVLYEAAMMNLEAAVYAIEKSNEELLGEKVEKTRDIIAELNATTQGDSQIALDIRSLYVYVNKVITQGKTEKAPAKLQEGIKVLKPLYEAWVELGEKQDTEGIEKQEADPNLKKKRQIVAGMTYGKGNLTDHVMNDNNGLGRG, encoded by the coding sequence ATGGAGCGGGAATATTTATCGAATAAAATTGCAAATGCCAATGAAGCCCAGCTTGTGGCGGTGCTGTATGAGGCGGCGATGATGAACTTGGAAGCGGCGGTTTACGCCATTGAAAAATCCAATGAAGAATTACTAGGGGAAAAGGTGGAAAAAACAAGAGACATTATCGCAGAGCTGAACGCCACCACCCAGGGAGACTCTCAAATCGCTTTGGATATCCGCAGTCTATATGTATACGTGAACAAAGTGATCACCCAGGGAAAAACCGAAAAAGCTCCGGCGAAACTGCAAGAGGGAATCAAAGTCTTAAAGCCCCTTTATGAAGCCTGGGTGGAACTTGGTGAAAAGCAGGACACGGAAGGCATTGAAAAACAGGAAGCCGACCCGAACCTAAAGAAAAAGCGGCAAATCGTGGCGGGGATGACCTACGGCAAAGGCAATCTAACGGATCATGTGATGAATGATAACAACGGTCTGGGCAGAGGCTAA